The Panicum virgatum strain AP13 chromosome 5K, P.virgatum_v5, whole genome shotgun sequence genome has a window encoding:
- the LOC120710781 gene encoding probable WRKY transcription factor 62, with protein MASPPMKTEQSFEFGELSPQDAMGSASESSYSPPGAVFGVSPPESSPRGRNNRRRDRPSWVKITYTPYFDGHLWRKYGQKKIKDAEYPRLYFRCSYRGDRQCMASKLLQQKNGDDPPLYEVTYTYEHTCGAPPIPFPDIVAEPPPAASREGLVLRFDSPAGGHGGAAQMMQQHQGQHQSTCRSPFMMLSFGSSCQTHNQQPAFHSDLAEPGTSSSIPNEGLPAPPPANGDGDMFPTWDSFTYDFDSHVHFGDHTRLPYNSNYDCDDF; from the exons atggcatcTCCGCCCATGAAGACGGAGCAGTCGTTTGAGTTCGGGGAGCTCAGCCCTCAAGATGCCATGGGATCTGCCTCAGAGTCGTCTTACAGCCCTCCCGGAGCTGTGTTTGGGGTCTCCCCACCGGAGTCCTCGCCGCGCGGCCGGAATAATAGAAG GAGGGATAGACCTTCGTGGGTTAAAATTACGTATACACCTTATTTTGATGGTCACTTGTGGCGCAAATATGgccaaaagaaaatcaaggacgCTGAGTACCCTAG GCTATACTTCAGATGTTCCTACCGTGGAGACAGACAATGCATGGCGTCTAAGCTGCTGCAACAGAAGAACGGCGACGACCCACCACTGTACGAGGTGACCTACACGTACGAGCACACTTGCGGCGCACCACCCATCCCGTTCCCGGATATCgtggcggagccgccgccggcggcctccagGGAAGGGTTGGTGCTCAGGTTCGAttccccggccggcggccacggcggcgccgcgcagATGATGCAACAGCATCAGGGGCAGCACCAGTCTACTTGTCGGAGTCCGTTCATGATGCTGAGCTTTGGTTCGAGTTGCCAGACGCACAATCAGCAGCCTGCCTTCCATTCTGACCTGGCCGAGCCCGGAACGTCGTCGTCCATTCCGAACGAGgggctgccggcgccgccgccggcaaacgGCGACGGCGACATGTTCCCGACATGGGACTCCTTCACGTATGATTTCGACAGCCATGTGCACTTCGGCGACCACACGCGTTTACCTTATAACAGTAATTACGATTGTGATGATTTCTGA